One part of the Coffea eugenioides isolate CCC68of chromosome 10, Ceug_1.0, whole genome shotgun sequence genome encodes these proteins:
- the LOC113750671 gene encoding dammarenediol 12-hydroxylase-like, with protein MELSQIFLLILSLVLFVYLCICKLSLRDKSLVAISKFAFKNPRLPPGRTGWPLVGETLEYFSKIQQGVLEKFVTERRNKYSSKIFRTSLIGYPMAILCDAEGNKFLFSNENKFVKHWWPSTIDKLFPKSNNKPNTEHTKALHKLLTFILKKDVLRAYVGVMDAIMKQHLQIYAECKLVKIGDMAKTYIFKLACITFLGIDNQGKIDELEKGIEEIATGLHSMPLNFPGTALNRAIKTSKLMREEFESMIRQRKIDLSVHSSSSAKDFVSHMLLATDDGGQFYSEADIACILVGLLQGSYTTVHNTITNIMMYLTEFPDVYNSVLRGKTNTAVYVFNLVMF; from the coding sequence ATGGAATTATCACAGATTTTTTTGCTTATTTTGTCGCTGGTTCTTTTTGTATATCTGTGTATTTGTAAGCTCAGTCTGAGAGATAAATCTCTTGTTGCAATCAGCAAATTTGCTTTTAAAAACCCCAGGCTTCCACCAGGCAGAACAGGCTGGCCTCTTGTAGGTGAAACTTTGGAGTATTTCTCCAAAATTCAACAGGGTGTCCTTGAAAAGTTTGTAACAGAGCGGAGGAACAAGTACTCCTCCAAGATTTTCAGGACATCATTGATAGGTTACCCCATGGCTATCTTATGTGATGCTGAGGGAAACAAATTTCTGTTCTCTAATGAGAATAAATTTGTCAAGCATTGGTGGCCAAGCACAATTGACAAGCTCTTTCCCAAGTCAAATAATAAGCCTAACACTGAGCACACAAAAGCGTTGCATAAACTCCTGACTTTCATTCTCAAGAAAGATGTTTTACGAGCATATGTTGGTGTCATGGATGCAATAATGAAGCAGCATTTGCAGATCTATGCCGAGTGCAAACTAGTGAAGATTGGTGATATGGCGAAAACGTACATATTCAAATTGGCATGCATTACATTCTTAGGCATCGACAATCAGGGAAAGATTGATGAGCTTGAAAAGGGTATAGAAGAGATAGCAACTGGTCTTCATTCAATGCCCTTAAATTTTCCAGGAACAGCTTTGAATCGTGCCATCAAAACATCGAAGCTGATGCGGGAAGAGTTTGAGTCAATGATTAGGCAAAGAAAGATTGATCTTTCGGTGCATAGTTCATCTTCAGCAAAGGACTTCGTGTCACACATGCTTTTAGCAACAGATGATGGTGGCCAGTTTTACAGCGAAGCCGACATAGCTTGCATTTTAGTAGGTTTATTGCAAGGTTCCTACACAACCGTTCACAACACAATTACTAACATCATGATGTATCTTACAGAGTTTCCTGATGTTTATAACTCGGTCCTACGAGGTAAGACCAATACAGCTGTTTATGTGTTTAATCTGGTCATGTTTTGA
- the LOC113750672 gene encoding dammarenediol 12-hydroxylase-like gives MKYSWQVACEVLRLKPPVHGAFKEAITDFNYAGYTIPKGWKIHWIAHATHKNPEYFPDPDKFDPSRFQGDGPASYTFVPFGGGAHMCPGTEYARLAILIFLHNVVNKYRWEKQIPDEKVLHYPYTRPAHGLPVHLYPHKP, from the exons ATGAAGTATTCATGGCAAGTTGCATGCGAAGTTTTGAGACTAAAACCACCAGTACATGGGGCATTCAAAGAAGCTATCACTGACTTCAACTATGCAGGATATACAATTCCAAAAGGATGGAAG ATTCATTGGATCGCACACGCCACACACAAAAACCCTGAATACTTTCCTGACCCTGATAAGTTTGATCCATCAAGATTTCAAGGTGATGGTCCAGCTTCTTACACTTTTGTCCCATTTGGGGGTGGAGCACATATGTGCCCTGGAACCGAGTATGCAAGACTTGCAATACTCATTTTTCTGCATAATGTGGTGAACAAGTATAGATGGGAAAAACAAATTCCTGATGAGAAAGTACTACATTATCCATACACAAGACCGGCTCATGGACTTCCAGTTCACCTTTATCCTCACAAGCCTTAA